The following proteins come from a genomic window of Salvelinus sp. IW2-2015 unplaced genomic scaffold, ASM291031v2 Un_scaffold1890, whole genome shotgun sequence:
- the LOC112072321 gene encoding E3 ubiquitin-protein ligase TRIM39-like — protein MFTDVLTGKLDEVEKDLTSKLEILASQLDFVNTNWSPDVETIRRHAVNVTLDPHTVHRNLILSEDRKQVRHGELNPVLSDNGKRPKNYFGVLGNEGFSGKFYYEVKVEGKTEWTLGVIRKSVYKYLEFRPNIEEGCWTVEMKDGKYTAHADPHVTLSLREKPLKVGVFVDYEKCQVSFYNVEDRCHIYSFTGCTFTEKLNPYINPGGSDSVSLVICPVNATD, from the exons AAATACTGGCTTCTCAGCTGG ATTTTGTGAACACAAACTGGAGTCCAG ATGTTGAAACCATCAGAAGACATGCAG TGAATGTGACTCTAGACCCTCATACTGTACATCGTAACCTCATCCTGTCTGAGGACAGGAAACAAGTGAGACATGGAGAACTAAATCCTGTTCTCTCTGACAACGGGAAGAGGCCTAAAAATTATTTCGGTGTCCTCGGAAATGAGGGCTTCTCAGGGAAGTTCTACTATGAGGTGAAGGTGGAGGGGAAGACTGAGTGGACTTTGGGAGTGATCAGAAAGTCCGTGTATAAGTATTTGGAGTTTAGACCAAACATTGAGGAAGGATGCTGGACTGTGGAGATGAAGGATGGAAAGTACACAGCTCATGCTGATCCCCATGTCACCCTCTCCCTGAGAGAGAAGCCGCTgaaggtgggggtgtttgtggattatgAGAAGTGTCAGGTCTCCTTCTACAATGTGGAGGACAGGTGTCATATCTACTCTTTCACTGGCTGCACCTTCACTGAGAAACTCAATCCATACATCAACCCTGGTGGTTCAGATAGTGTTTCACTGGTCATCTGTCCTGTGAATgccactgactga